A single genomic interval of Cyanobacterium sp. T60_A2020_053 harbors:
- a CDS encoding DUF2283 domain-containing protein: MKAKYDHDVDVLRINWGDTIIEESDTVSEGVILDYDKEGNVIGIEILNASKKIANLQSQSQIFSQV; the protein is encoded by the coding sequence ATGAAAGCTAAATATGATCATGATGTTGATGTGTTAAGAATTAATTGGGGAGATACCATAATTGAGGAAAGTGACACTGTCAGTGAAGGAGTAATCTTAGATTATGACAAAGAAGGTAATGTCATCGGTATTGAGATTTTGAACGCTTCTAAAAAAATTGCCAATTTGCAATCTCAATCGCAGATTTTCTCACAAGTTTAA